One Sinorhizobium mexicanum genomic region harbors:
- a CDS encoding diguanylate cyclase domain-containing protein, producing MAVVSPSPKHIAQQIRRDVYYNAFATLERLQIDASPVNYELMCEIISGNNPELREKFARLGRDVTEEDLDILARMYLPHHFGQSKIEESATRIQSELSTLKESLQSGQHSLSSYSTMLGQASGNFSSIDPGDTQRIQSELQAIRAATDVQRSKSDEMLESVSTHVSAVTAISGDLDEFERAKFTHAATNLANRRGFNRKLAELYGGERYPDGAALILCNLLALEPFEKKEMIKLKEAILQRLGSVVSQVVHATDFAAWLDRPQIGILVATTSEAEIQRVAEHIRVSCLRAFSGQRPGMPAVTAHFGCSTTYDADTAASLFLHAETALETATEQADEAVAFFLDSKAGGQRKDWSLYKR from the coding sequence ATGGCTGTCGTGAGCCCTTCCCCGAAACACATTGCGCAGCAGATCCGCCGGGACGTCTATTACAATGCCTTCGCCACGCTGGAGCGACTGCAGATCGATGCCTCGCCGGTCAATTACGAGCTGATGTGCGAAATCATCAGCGGCAACAATCCGGAACTGCGCGAGAAATTCGCCCGGCTCGGCCGCGACGTGACCGAGGAGGATCTGGACATTCTGGCGCGCATGTACCTGCCGCACCATTTCGGACAGTCGAAGATAGAGGAGTCTGCCACCCGCATCCAGAGCGAACTCTCGACCTTGAAGGAGTCGCTGCAATCGGGCCAGCATTCGCTTTCGAGCTATTCGACCATGCTCGGCCAGGCGAGCGGCAATTTCTCCTCGATCGATCCGGGTGATACCCAGAGGATCCAGTCCGAACTGCAGGCGATCCGGGCGGCGACCGACGTCCAGCGCTCGAAGAGCGACGAGATGCTGGAAAGCGTTTCGACCCATGTCTCGGCGGTGACCGCGATTTCCGGCGATCTCGACGAGTTCGAGCGGGCGAAATTCACCCACGCTGCCACCAATCTCGCCAACCGGCGCGGCTTCAACCGCAAGCTCGCCGAGCTTTACGGTGGCGAGCGCTATCCGGACGGCGCGGCGCTCATCCTCTGCAATCTGCTGGCGCTCGAACCTTTCGAGAAGAAGGAGATGATCAAGCTCAAGGAAGCGATCCTGCAGCGGCTCGGCTCGGTTGTGTCACAGGTCGTTCACGCCACCGATTTTGCCGCCTGGCTCGACCGGCCGCAGATCGGCATCCTCGTCGCAACCACCAGCGAAGCGGAAATCCAGCGGGTCGCCGAGCATATCCGCGTGAGCTGCCTGCGCGCCTTCAGCGGCCAGCGGCCGGGCATGCCCGCCGTCACGGCGCATTTCGGATGCAGCACGACCTATGACGCCGATACAGCGGCGAGCCTTTTCCTCCATGCCGAAACGGCGCTCGAAACCGCCACCGAACAGGCCGACGAAGCCGTAGCCTTCTTCTTGGACAGCAAGGCCGGCGGCCAGCGCAAAGACTGGTCGCTCTACAAGCGCTGA
- a CDS encoding diguanylate cyclase domain-containing protein, producing MAIANSSPKQLAEQNRKELCYTVFATLNRLEIYASPVNYELMYEIISGNNPELREKFARLAKPIPEEELDALARAYLPHHFGKSLVDESTNRIQSELSTLKESLQSGQSSLSSYSSLLGQATGKISSMDPRDTKSIQSHLQAIRQLTEVQQSKSTQMLESVSTQITAVAAIASDVEEFERTKFTHLATNLANRRGFNKKLAELYGGERYPEGASLILCNLLALEPFEAKELVKLKEAILERLGFVVSQIVQTTDFAAWLDRPQIGILVWTSAEAEIQKVADQLKKSCQSAFDSRQRRMPVVLARFGCSTTFDAGTASELVGHAEKALQTATESASDKVVFFADSEAGGARKDWMLYRK from the coding sequence ATGGCGATTGCGAATTCATCCCCGAAACAGCTTGCGGAGCAGAACCGCAAGGAACTCTGCTACACGGTCTTTGCCACGCTGAACCGGCTGGAGATCTATGCCTCTCCGGTCAATTACGAGCTCATGTACGAGATCATCAGCGGCAACAATCCGGAGCTGCGGGAGAAGTTTGCCCGCCTGGCCAAGCCGATCCCGGAGGAAGAGCTCGACGCGCTCGCACGTGCCTATCTGCCGCATCATTTCGGCAAATCGCTCGTCGATGAATCGACCAACCGCATCCAGAGCGAGCTTTCGACGCTGAAGGAGTCGCTGCAATCGGGCCAAAGCTCACTCTCCAGCTACTCAAGCCTGCTCGGCCAGGCGACCGGCAAGATCTCGTCGATGGACCCGAGGGACACGAAGTCGATCCAGTCCCACCTGCAGGCAATCCGGCAACTGACGGAGGTCCAGCAGTCGAAGAGCACGCAGATGCTCGAAAGCGTTTCGACGCAAATCACGGCCGTCGCGGCCATTGCTAGCGACGTCGAGGAATTCGAACGCACGAAATTCACCCACCTCGCTACCAATCTCGCCAACCGCCGAGGCTTCAACAAGAAGCTCGCCGAACTCTATGGCGGCGAGCGTTATCCCGAAGGCGCATCGCTCATCCTCTGCAATCTGCTGGCGCTCGAACCCTTCGAGGCCAAGGAACTCGTCAAGCTCAAGGAAGCGATCCTGGAACGGCTAGGCTTCGTCGTGTCGCAGATCGTGCAGACGACTGATTTCGCCGCATGGCTTGACCGGCCGCAGATCGGCATTCTTGTCTGGACGAGCGCCGAAGCAGAAATCCAGAAGGTGGCAGACCAGTTGAAGAAGAGCTGCCAGAGCGCATTCGACAGCCGCCAGCGCCGGATGCCGGTGGTTCTCGCCCGCTTCGGATGCAGCACCACCTTCGACGCCGGCACCGCCTCCGAACTGGTCGGCCACGCGGAAAAGGCCCTGCAAACCGCCACCGAATCCGCGAGCGACAAAGTCGTATTCTTCGCCGACAGCGAAGCCGGAGGCGCGCGAAAGGACTGGATGCTCTACCGGAAGTGA
- a CDS encoding glutathione S-transferase family protein yields the protein MPEIKLNVIKPSVNNMTARVFMRAAGLDFNENDVFGQTRTPEYLAKAPSHLTPMIEMGCLPQGALWESCAIMQYLCNKNGLDHLYPKDPEARAMIDSAMFYLIGTFYPYLARATYPALNFPQYPGEVGYSDADPVTKEHARMAATEALAEPLEVFRKFFIGDRSFIGGAKPSIADIRLAATLEFLAVIDYPLPAWAKDYMTSMEEALGSAYSEPAADVRGYISYVRGQR from the coding sequence ATGCCTGAAATCAAGCTCAACGTGATCAAGCCCAGCGTCAACAACATGACGGCGCGTGTCTTCATGCGCGCGGCCGGCCTCGACTTCAACGAGAACGACGTCTTCGGCCAGACGCGCACGCCCGAATACCTTGCGAAGGCGCCGTCGCATCTGACGCCGATGATCGAAATGGGCTGCCTGCCGCAGGGGGCGCTCTGGGAGAGCTGCGCGATCATGCAGTATCTGTGCAACAAGAACGGCCTCGATCATCTCTACCCGAAGGACCCGGAGGCGCGCGCGATGATCGACAGCGCCATGTTCTATCTGATCGGCACTTTCTATCCCTATCTCGCCCGCGCCACCTATCCGGCGCTCAATTTCCCGCAATATCCGGGCGAAGTCGGCTACAGCGATGCCGACCCGGTGACGAAGGAGCATGCGCGCATGGCGGCGACCGAGGCGCTGGCCGAACCGCTCGAGGTGTTCCGCAAGTTCTTTATCGGCGACAGGTCCTTCATCGGCGGCGCGAAGCCCTCGATCGCCGACATCAGGCTGGCTGCGACCCTCGAATTCCTCGCGGTGATCGACTATCCGCTGCCGGCCTGGGCCAAGGACTATATGACGTCGATGGAGGAGGCGCTCGGCAGCGCCTATAGCGAGCCGGCGGCGGACGTTCGCGGCTATATCAGTTATGTGCGGGGTCAGCGGTGA
- a CDS encoding VOC family protein — MRKLQAQGVHHITLVGADRQTSIDFWEGLLGMPFIFEQPNLDRATESHLYFDPGDGRLITVFTDENRKPDPKRTSTDIGCVHHIAFAVSRATFQQAVERLNEREIRHSGVKDRGFMDSIYFEDPLGLLVELASYRFEPPAGHTHAEVLMEAHKVRVARGDYNIAEAHLADAIEALIERTRGSLSADRTPKNPY; from the coding sequence ATGCGAAAGCTGCAAGCGCAAGGGGTCCATCACATCACGCTGGTCGGCGCGGACCGGCAGACATCGATCGATTTCTGGGAAGGCCTGCTCGGCATGCCCTTCATCTTCGAGCAGCCGAACCTCGACCGGGCGACGGAAAGCCATCTCTATTTCGACCCGGGCGACGGCCGGCTGATAACCGTCTTCACCGACGAGAACCGCAAGCCCGATCCAAAGCGCACCTCGACCGATATCGGCTGCGTGCACCATATCGCCTTTGCCGTCTCGCGCGCGACGTTCCAGCAGGCGGTCGAGCGCCTGAACGAGCGGGAGATCCGCCACAGCGGGGTCAAGGATCGCGGCTTCATGGATTCGATCTATTTCGAGGATCCGCTCGGGCTGCTCGTCGAGCTCGCTTCCTATCGCTTCGAGCCGCCGGCCGGCCACACCCACGCCGAGGTGCTGATGGAGGCGCACAAAGTGCGGGTGGCGCGCGGCGACTACAACATCGCCGAGGCGCACCTTGCCGATGCGATCGAAGCGCTGATCGAACGGACGCGGGGGTCGCTGTCGGCGGATCGGACGCCGAAGAACCCCTATTGA
- a CDS encoding phenylacetate--CoA ligase family protein encodes MFDPEIETLPWREQVRLDDQFYRQQIEYLLARSRFYRRKLEAAGFATADKIGGLAAIAELPLTEKSEIRANCSAADPMGTHVAAPSSEIVRIYSTSGTTGTPSYIPLTAGDLDNWVTTSARSYSASGIRPGDVIVSTYNAGPFVAGAALAAFDRMGLCHIPVGTGNTERLMAAIRLLRPAAAVMTPSYAVYLGEWAAERDFDLRGSSVRRLLVAGEPGGGEPKFRARLEEAWGAKVTEAMGIGDIGVSLWGECEEQCGMHLGARGFVHAELIDPETAAPIALEDGARGELVLTHLQHRAAPMLRFRTRDHVEMWTSTCRCGRTAPRVRCIGRTDDLLIVRGVNVFPSAIRDVVNEFAPAVSGVILVRPIATGPRQEPPLPVSVELGKDSEGGPGLAANIEKRIREVLVVSTRIEVLPWGSLQRSEYKSKLVQRVE; translated from the coding sequence ATGTTTGACCCCGAGATCGAAACGCTGCCCTGGCGCGAGCAGGTCCGGCTCGACGATCAGTTCTATCGACAGCAGATCGAATATCTGCTCGCCCGTTCGCGCTTTTACCGGAGAAAGCTGGAGGCCGCCGGCTTCGCCACCGCCGACAAGATCGGCGGTCTTGCCGCCATCGCTGAACTACCGCTCACCGAGAAGAGCGAAATCCGCGCAAACTGCAGCGCCGCCGACCCGATGGGAACGCATGTGGCCGCGCCGAGCAGCGAGATCGTGCGGATCTATTCGACCAGCGGAACGACGGGGACGCCGAGCTACATTCCACTGACGGCGGGGGACCTCGACAACTGGGTGACGACCTCCGCGCGCAGCTATTCCGCCTCCGGCATCCGGCCGGGCGATGTGATCGTTTCGACCTACAATGCCGGGCCGTTTGTGGCCGGCGCGGCACTCGCCGCGTTCGACCGGATGGGCCTGTGCCATATCCCGGTCGGCACCGGAAACACCGAGCGGCTGATGGCGGCGATCCGCCTCTTGCGGCCCGCGGCTGCGGTGATGACGCCCTCCTATGCGGTCTATCTCGGCGAGTGGGCGGCCGAGCGCGACTTCGACCTGAGAGGCTCCAGCGTCAGGCGGCTGCTGGTCGCCGGCGAGCCCGGCGGCGGTGAGCCGAAATTCCGGGCGCGGCTCGAAGAGGCGTGGGGCGCGAAGGTGACCGAGGCGATGGGCATCGGCGATATCGGCGTGTCGCTCTGGGGCGAATGCGAGGAACAATGCGGCATGCATCTCGGCGCTCGCGGCTTCGTGCATGCCGAACTGATCGACCCGGAAACGGCTGCGCCTATCGCGCTTGAGGACGGCGCGCGCGGCGAACTGGTGCTGACGCATCTCCAGCACCGGGCGGCGCCGATGCTCAGGTTTCGCACGCGCGACCATGTGGAGATGTGGACGTCCACCTGCCGCTGCGGGCGGACGGCGCCGCGGGTGCGCTGCATCGGTCGCACCGACGACCTGCTGATCGTGCGCGGCGTCAACGTCTTTCCCTCGGCAATCCGCGACGTGGTCAACGAATTTGCGCCGGCAGTCAGCGGCGTGATCCTGGTGCGGCCGATAGCGACCGGCCCGCGACAGGAGCCGCCTTTGCCGGTTTCGGTGGAACTCGGCAAGGACAGCGAAGGCGGCCCGGGACTCGCCGCGAACATCGAGAAGCGCATCCGCGAGGTCCTTGTCGTCTCGACGCGGATAGAGGTCCTGCCCTGGGGGTCGCTTCAACGCAGCGAATACAAATCGAAACTGGTGCAGAGGGTGGAGTAA
- a CDS encoding citryl-CoA lyase, with the protein MQIGKQRTATSRISTVSADRVEVRGRDLCRDLMGRLTFTEYFHLLATGREPTEDQRYFLDLLLIAIAEHGMMPTVQAARMTLAADPGSLQGALAAGLLGCGPVLVGTAELCGALLAKAEARIAGGENADAVVRALVKDIREAGGRLPGFGHPVHRPVDPRAERILELADERGVSGTHVALARLMRTIAAEVWGKPLVMNVSMPIAAVLLDLGFLVTMIKAVPLLARAGGILAHLTEERANPIGFAMASAAEAAVIYRDDEKEGGG; encoded by the coding sequence ATGCAAATCGGCAAACAAAGAACGGCGACGAGCCGGATCTCAACGGTGAGCGCGGATCGGGTCGAGGTGCGCGGCCGCGATCTCTGCCGCGACCTGATGGGACGGCTGACGTTTACGGAATACTTCCACCTGCTGGCGACCGGCCGGGAACCGACGGAGGACCAGCGCTATTTTCTCGATCTGCTGCTGATCGCGATCGCCGAACACGGCATGATGCCGACCGTACAGGCGGCGCGGATGACGCTTGCCGCCGATCCAGGCTCGCTGCAGGGCGCTCTCGCAGCCGGCCTTCTCGGCTGCGGGCCCGTGCTGGTCGGAACCGCCGAGCTCTGCGGCGCGCTGCTGGCCAAGGCCGAGGCGCGCATCGCGGGCGGCGAGAATGCCGATGCGGTGGTGCGCGCGCTGGTCAAGGATATTCGCGAGGCGGGCGGCAGGCTGCCGGGTTTCGGTCATCCGGTGCACCGGCCCGTCGATCCGCGCGCCGAGCGCATTCTCGAACTTGCCGATGAGCGTGGCGTAAGCGGCACCCATGTGGCGCTGGCACGGTTGATGCGCACGATCGCCGCCGAAGTCTGGGGCAAGCCGCTGGTGATGAACGTGTCGATGCCGATTGCCGCCGTGCTGCTCGACCTCGGCTTCCTGGTGACGATGATCAAGGCGGTGCCGCTGCTCGCCCGGGCTGGCGGCATCCTCGCGCACCTGACGGAAGAACGGGCAAACCCGATCGGCTTCGCCATGGCCTCGGCGGCGGAGGCGGCGGTCATCTACCGGGACGACGAAAAGGAGGGCGGCGGCTGA
- a CDS encoding class I SAM-dependent methyltransferase gives MAEMDKVFAGAIPDLYDRLLVPLIFSDYARDLAGRVARLKPHDILEIAAGTGVVTRALAPQMDANARLVATDLNQPMLDLAAEKQGDDPRITWRQADALALPFPAWSFDVALCQFGVMFFPDRVQAYREVHRVLKPGGYFLLNVWDAIEANELPLTVTEALAEHFPADPPRFLARTPHGYGDPALLRADLEAAGFRDITLETLEKKSGALSAEEIATGFCQGTPLRNEIEARDPSGLGAATRAATDALRRRHGEGAIDGRIRAHVVTASR, from the coding sequence ATGGCGGAAATGGACAAGGTCTTCGCGGGGGCGATACCGGATCTTTACGATCGGCTGCTCGTGCCGCTTATCTTCTCGGATTACGCGCGCGACCTTGCCGGGCGCGTGGCCAGGCTGAAGCCCCATGACATTCTGGAGATCGCGGCCGGAACCGGCGTCGTCACCCGCGCGCTCGCACCGCAGATGGATGCGAATGCGCGGCTCGTCGCCACCGACCTCAACCAGCCGATGCTCGACTTGGCGGCAGAAAAACAGGGCGACGATCCGCGGATCACCTGGCGGCAGGCGGACGCGCTGGCGCTGCCGTTCCCGGCCTGGAGCTTCGATGTCGCTCTCTGCCAGTTCGGCGTGATGTTCTTCCCCGACAGGGTGCAGGCCTACCGCGAAGTCCATCGCGTGCTGAAGCCGGGCGGCTATTTTCTCCTCAATGTCTGGGACGCGATCGAGGCGAACGAATTGCCGTTGACCGTGACTGAGGCGCTGGCCGAGCATTTCCCCGCCGACCCGCCGCGCTTCTTGGCGAGGACGCCGCATGGTTACGGCGACCCAGCCTTGCTTCGTGCCGACCTGGAGGCGGCCGGTTTCCGCGACATCACGCTGGAGACGCTGGAAAAGAAGAGCGGCGCGCTTTCGGCCGAGGAGATCGCGACCGGCTTCTGCCAGGGAACGCCGCTTAGAAACGAAATCGAGGCGCGCGATCCTTCGGGCCTCGGCGCGGCGACGCGGGCGGCAACCGATGCCCTTCGCCGGCGCCATGGCGAGGGCGCAATCGACGGGCGGATCCGGGCTCATGTCGTGACGGCAAGCCGTTAG
- a CDS encoding SDR family oxidoreductase yields the protein MSLTGKVALVAGGTRGAGRGIAVELGAAGATVYVTGRTTRTEQSEYQRPETIEETAERVTAAGGVGIAVQVDHLQPDQVRALVDRIRQERGRLDILVNDIWGGERLFEWNKPVWDHNLENGLRILRLAIDTHLITAHYALPLMIERPGGLLVEVTDGTAEYNAEHYRLSPFYDLAKVSANRMAWAHAKDLAAHGATAVSLTPGWLRSEMMLEAFGVAEANWRDAAEKQPHFVISETPHFIGRAVAALAADPDKARWNGKSLSSGGLAKVYGFTDLDGSRPDCWRYMDEVMDPGKPADATGYR from the coding sequence ATGTCGCTCACGGGAAAAGTGGCGCTGGTCGCCGGGGGAACACGCGGCGCGGGGCGCGGGATCGCGGTCGAACTCGGGGCGGCGGGCGCGACCGTCTATGTCACCGGGCGGACGACGCGCACGGAGCAATCGGAGTATCAACGGCCGGAGACGATCGAGGAAACGGCGGAGCGGGTGACGGCGGCCGGCGGCGTCGGGATCGCTGTCCAGGTCGACCATCTGCAGCCGGACCAGGTGAGGGCGCTTGTCGACCGCATCCGCCAGGAGCGCGGCCGGCTCGACATTCTCGTCAACGACATCTGGGGTGGCGAGCGGCTGTTCGAGTGGAACAAGCCGGTCTGGGATCACAATCTCGAAAACGGCCTCCGGATCTTGCGGCTTGCGATCGACACGCATCTGATCACCGCACATTACGCGCTGCCGCTGATGATCGAGCGACCGGGCGGGCTTCTTGTGGAGGTGACGGACGGAACGGCCGAATACAATGCCGAACACTATCGGCTCTCGCCTTTCTACGATCTCGCCAAGGTTTCGGCGAACCGGATGGCCTGGGCACATGCGAAGGATCTCGCGGCGCACGGGGCGACGGCGGTTTCGCTGACGCCCGGCTGGCTGCGCTCGGAAATGATGCTGGAAGCTTTCGGCGTGGCGGAGGCCAACTGGCGTGACGCGGCCGAGAAGCAGCCGCACTTCGTCATCTCCGAGACACCGCATTTCATTGGCCGCGCGGTCGCAGCACTCGCTGCCGACCCGGACAAGGCCCGCTGGAACGGCAAGTCTCTTTCGAGCGGCGGCCTTGCCAAGGTTTACGGCTTCACCGATCTCGACGGCTCGCGACCCGATTGCTGGCGCTACATGGACGAGGTGATGGATCCCGGCAAACCGGCGGACGCGACGGGATACCGATAA
- a CDS encoding TetR/AcrR family transcriptional regulator, with translation MPRPKTLPDEDVLDMALAIMREDGPDALTFAALSAGCGLSASTLVQRFESKARLIQAALLQAWDRLDRLTLELAENMPKTPEGAVTLLVGLSGDYGGIESYADDLMILREDLRDPDLRARGAHWRDVLSEAIEARFSGVPAAPAGIGLMMASQWQGALLWWSFDPRVPVQDYVRQSLEGFVAAFTETSSGP, from the coding sequence ATGCCTCGCCCCAAAACCTTGCCCGACGAAGACGTGCTCGACATGGCGCTCGCGATCATGCGTGAGGACGGACCGGACGCCCTCACCTTTGCAGCGCTTTCGGCCGGCTGCGGCCTTTCCGCCTCCACGCTGGTGCAGCGCTTCGAAAGCAAGGCCCGCCTCATCCAGGCAGCGCTGTTGCAGGCCTGGGATCGGCTCGACCGCCTGACGCTTGAGCTGGCCGAGAACATGCCAAAGACACCGGAGGGCGCAGTCACACTGCTTGTCGGGCTTTCGGGCGATTACGGCGGCATCGAATCCTATGCCGACGACCTCATGATCCTGCGCGAGGATCTCCGCGATCCGGACCTGCGCGCCCGCGGCGCGCACTGGCGGGACGTGCTGTCTGAAGCGATCGAGGCTCGCTTCTCCGGCGTGCCGGCCGCTCCGGCCGGCATCGGCCTGATGATGGCCTCCCAATGGCAGGGCGCCCTCCTTTGGTGGAGTTTTGACCCGCGCGTGCCGGTGCAGGACTACGTCCGCCAAAGTCTCGAAGGCTTTGTCGCGGCCTTCACGGAAACATCTTCGGGGCCATGA
- a CDS encoding glutathione S-transferase family protein has product MALTLYLHPLASFCHKVLIALYETGTPFENQLVDLADADEHARFLDLWPVGKIPVLHDDARHQTVPETSIIIEYLERHYPGRNPLIPLDAAQALEARLWDRFFDLYVQVPMQKIVTDKLRATGENDRRGVLDARAALPVAYDMLERQVADRTFAIGESFTIADCAAAPALFYAGIVVPFDGTHPNLAAYFERLLERPSFQRTLAEARPYFPLFPYHDAIPARFL; this is encoded by the coding sequence ATGGCGCTTACACTCTATCTCCATCCGCTCGCCTCCTTTTGCCACAAGGTGCTGATTGCACTTTACGAGACCGGAACGCCCTTCGAAAACCAGCTGGTCGACCTCGCGGATGCGGACGAGCATGCCCGCTTCCTCGACCTCTGGCCGGTCGGCAAGATTCCGGTGCTGCATGACGACGCCCGCCACCAGACTGTGCCGGAAACCTCGATCATCATCGAATATCTCGAACGCCACTATCCCGGCAGGAATCCGCTTATTCCGCTCGACGCAGCGCAGGCCCTCGAAGCGAGGCTCTGGGATCGCTTCTTCGACCTCTATGTCCAGGTGCCGATGCAGAAGATCGTCACGGACAAGCTGCGGGCGACCGGCGAGAACGACCGACGCGGCGTCCTCGATGCGCGCGCGGCACTCCCTGTCGCCTATGACATGCTAGAACGGCAGGTGGCCGACAGGACTTTCGCAATCGGCGAGAGCTTCACGATTGCCGACTGCGCCGCCGCTCCCGCCCTCTTTTATGCCGGCATCGTCGTGCCTTTCGACGGCACGCATCCCAATCTCGCCGCCTATTTCGAACGCCTGCTCGAACGCCCCTCCTTTCAGCGCACGCTCGCCGAGGCGCGACCTTACTTCCCCTTGTTTCCTTACCACGACGCGATTCCCGCCCGCTTCCTTTGA
- a CDS encoding aldo/keto reductase: MEYRLLGRSGLKVSTITMGTMTIGGEGKFAQVGNVGLDEARRYVDLCLDAGVNLIDTANVYSAGASEEIIGEVLGGKRKNGVLIATKARFSMGPGPNDGGLSRHHLISECEASLKRLKTDVIDLYQVHQWDGQTPLEETVAALDTLVNQGKVRYIGCSNYSGWHIMKALGISTHEHRQRFVSQQIHYTLEAREAEYELIPIAIDQGLGVLVWSPLAGGLLSGKHRRGQTPEGTRQLAGWNEPPIRDEQRLWKIVDMLVAIAGERGVSPAQVALAWLIGRKGVTSVIIGGRKEEQFRDNLAAAGLKLTDEERELLDAVSLPPVIYPYWHQLWTAKDRLGEADLSLLGPHV; encoded by the coding sequence ATGGAATACCGCCTGCTCGGCCGCTCGGGCCTGAAAGTCTCGACGATCACCATGGGCACCATGACCATCGGCGGCGAAGGCAAGTTCGCCCAGGTCGGCAATGTCGGCCTCGACGAAGCGCGCCGCTATGTCGATCTCTGCCTCGATGCCGGCGTCAACCTGATCGACACCGCCAATGTCTATTCCGCCGGCGCATCGGAGGAGATCATCGGTGAGGTGCTCGGCGGCAAGCGCAAGAACGGCGTGCTGATCGCCACCAAGGCGCGCTTTTCCATGGGGCCGGGCCCGAACGACGGCGGCCTCTCGCGCCATCACCTGATCAGCGAATGCGAGGCGAGCCTGAAGCGGCTGAAGACGGACGTCATCGACCTCTACCAGGTGCATCAATGGGACGGCCAGACGCCGCTCGAAGAAACGGTTGCCGCGCTGGACACGCTCGTCAACCAGGGCAAGGTGCGCTACATCGGCTGCTCCAACTATTCCGGCTGGCACATCATGAAGGCGCTCGGCATCAGCACGCACGAGCATCGCCAGCGCTTCGTCAGCCAGCAGATCCACTACACCCTCGAAGCCCGTGAGGCCGAATACGAGCTGATCCCGATCGCGATCGACCAGGGTCTCGGCGTGCTCGTCTGGAGCCCGCTCGCCGGCGGCCTGCTTTCCGGCAAGCACCGCCGCGGCCAGACGCCGGAAGGCACGCGCCAGCTCGCCGGCTGGAACGAGCCGCCGATCCGCGACGAGCAGCGCCTGTGGAAGATCGTCGACATGCTGGTAGCGATTGCCGGCGAGCGCGGCGTCTCGCCCGCGCAGGTGGCGCTCGCCTGGCTTATCGGCCGCAAGGGCGTCACCTCCGTCATCATCGGTGGACGCAAGGAGGAACAGTTCCGCGACAACCTCGCCGCCGCCGGCCTCAAGCTCACCGACGAGGAGCGCGAATTGCTCGACGCCGTCAGCCTGCCGCCGGTGATCTATCCCTATTGGCACCAGCTATGGACCGCCAAAGACCGCCTCGGCGAGGCCGACCTGTCGTTGCTCGGGCCGCATGTCTGA